One region of Anaerolineae bacterium genomic DNA includes:
- a CDS encoding peptide chain release factor 2: MARGRPPGKAPPPAESIPPGLVFIPHHGGSPCKNSSSGCAPCTSKSLTSGGVFDLATKKAELARLEHEAEDPDLWNTPQRAQGVMKRLNQLKEEIEGWEALLQRAQEALELAELEDESLAEDLKAEAEAIAQEVERRELAAMLSGPYDNHNALLAIHAGAGGTDAHDWAEMLQRMYLRWAEKHGYQTEILDFTPGEEAGIKSVTIAVNGPQAYGYLKSEKGVHRLVRLSPFDAAHRRHTSFALVEVLPQVEGDLEVEINPKDLRIDTFRASSAGGQNVQKNATAVRVTHLPTGLVVQCQNERSLTQNKENALKVLKARLLELKQREQAEKIAELRGEYQKAEWGSQIRSYVLHPYQMVKDHRTGHEVGNAQAVLDGDLDGFIEAYLRQQIGQEATTKG, translated from the coding sequence ATGGCCCGGGGTCGGCCCCCAGGGAAGGCCCCTCCCCCGGCCGAGAGCATCCCCCCTGGTCTGGTTTTCATCCCCCATCACGGAGGTTCCCCATGCAAGAACTCATCCAGCGGTTGCGCGCCCTGCACGAGCAAATCCTTGACCTCGGGAGGCGTCTTTGACTTGGCCACGAAGAAGGCCGAGTTGGCACGTCTGGAACACGAAGCCGAAGACCCTGATTTGTGGAACACCCCCCAACGGGCGCAAGGGGTGATGAAGCGCCTCAACCAACTGAAAGAGGAAATCGAGGGTTGGGAAGCCCTGCTCCAGCGAGCCCAAGAGGCGCTGGAACTGGCCGAACTGGAAGACGAGAGTCTGGCGGAGGACCTGAAAGCTGAAGCCGAGGCCATCGCCCAGGAAGTGGAGCGCCGTGAGTTGGCGGCCATGCTCAGCGGCCCCTACGACAACCACAACGCCCTGCTGGCCATCCACGCCGGGGCCGGGGGCACCGACGCCCACGACTGGGCCGAGATGCTGCAGCGCATGTACCTGCGCTGGGCCGAAAAGCACGGGTATCAGACGGAAATCCTGGACTTCACCCCAGGCGAAGAGGCCGGCATCAAGAGCGTGACCATTGCGGTCAACGGCCCCCAGGCCTACGGCTACCTCAAGTCCGAGAAGGGCGTCCATCGTCTGGTGCGCCTTTCGCCCTTCGATGCGGCCCACCGGCGACACACCTCCTTTGCGCTGGTGGAGGTGCTTCCCCAGGTGGAAGGCGACCTGGAAGTGGAGATCAACCCCAAAGACCTGCGCATCGACACCTTCCGCGCTTCCAGCGCCGGTGGCCAGAATGTGCAAAAGAACGCCACGGCCGTGCGCGTCACCCACCTGCCTACCGGGCTGGTGGTGCAGTGCCAAAACGAACGCTCGTTGACTCAGAACAAAGAGAACGCCCTCAAAGTGCTCAAGGCCCGCTTGCTGGAACTCAAGCAGCGCGAGCAGGCCGAGAAAATCGCCGAACTGCGCGGCGAGTATCAGAAGGCCGAGTGGGGTAGCCAGATTCGCTCCTATGTGCTCCACCCCTACCAGATGGTGAAGGACCACCGCACCGGCCACGAGGTGGGCAACGCGCAGGCCGTGCTGGACGGCGATCTGGACGGGTTCATCGAGGCCTACCTGCGCCAACAAATCGGCCAAGAGGCCACGACCAAGGGGTAA